In a genomic window of Scheffersomyces stipitis CBS 6054 chromosome 4, complete sequence:
- a CDS encoding weak suppressor of smt3: MVRPAPKKKPGSKPKPNRPSPVSNITKIGSLNRYADKEYANDLLHQVARLVAPIIHENNFKVGTLCEMFPKDANLLGLNVNRGQKILIRLRYHSNDRSFYPMGDIIGTFLHELTHNLYSAHDDKFYKFLDGLKKRFEDIQYGGASTTYRCEEETLGTKYNAFGGYMSEREKRIRALSKPKYKTESRKLGTSGGGISKVVADPRQLRQMILAAAERRMKDNKWCNHNSDITEIEPTNEELDIIEIE, from the coding sequence ATGGTGCGGCCGGCCCCCAAGAAAAAGCCCGGGTCCAAGCCCAAACCTAACCGACCTTCTCCGGTTTCTAACATCACCAAAATTGGCTCTTTAAACAGATACGCAGACAAAGAGTATGCCAACGACCtccttcatcaagttgcCCGCTTGGTGGCTCCTATAATACATGAGAATAACTTCAAGGTAGGAACGTTGTGTGAAATGTTTCCAAAAGACGCGAATCTCCTCGGTTTGAATGTGAATCGAGGTCAGAAGATTTTAATCAGACTTCGCTACCACTCCAACGATAGACTGTTTTACCCCATGGGGGACATTATTGGCACCTTTTTACATGAGCTTACCCATAACCTCTACAGCGCACATGACGATAAGTTCTATAAGTTTCTTGACGGGTTGAAGAAACGTTTTGAGGACATACAATACGGTGGAGCCTCCACTACTTATCGCtgcgaagaagaaacattAGGAACAAAGTACAACGCTTTTGGTGGATATATGTCTGAACGTGAAAAACGTATACGTGCGTTGTCGAAACCCAAGTATAAGACTGAACTGCGCAAGTTGGGCACTTCCGGCGGTGGAATCTCTAAGGTGGTGGCTGATCCAAGACAATTGCGGCAGATGATTCTTGCTGCTGCAGAAAGACGTATGAAAGACAATAAGTGGTGTAACCATAACTCTGATATCACGGAAATAGAGCCTAcaaatgaagaacttgatattattgaaattgaa